From one Tetragenococcus osmophilus genomic stretch:
- a CDS encoding pentapeptide repeat-containing protein: MKTNKPKAPKPPQLPALITGDFFFDDEANFSGLKVDESDQSYLSARNLVIHESEFKHIIMQGAQLKHFECHNVIFDHCDFSNIEWLEASFHQVHFNQCKLIGSNFAESYLRDCLFSDCLANLASFSSTNLRTVAFENCMLNETIFNEINWKNFQLRNNQLSSSQWFLTKMTDLDLTTNFFDSITLSKDLIHGLKVNQEQAIIIAQGLGLIIE; this comes from the coding sequence ATGAAAACAAATAAACCGAAAGCTCCAAAGCCACCGCAATTACCCGCTCTAATTACAGGAGATTTCTTTTTTGATGATGAAGCCAACTTTTCAGGATTAAAAGTAGATGAAAGTGATCAGAGTTATTTATCCGCTAGAAATCTTGTAATTCATGAGTCTGAATTTAAACATATCATCATGCAAGGAGCACAACTAAAACATTTTGAATGTCATAATGTTATCTTTGATCATTGTGATTTTTCTAATATAGAATGGCTAGAGGCTAGCTTTCATCAAGTTCACTTTAATCAATGTAAATTGATTGGAAGTAATTTTGCCGAAAGTTATTTACGAGACTGTTTGTTTAGCGATTGCCTAGCTAACTTGGCTTCATTTAGTAGTACAAATTTACGAACGGTTGCTTTTGAAAATTGTATGTTAAATGAAACTATTTTTAACGAAATCAATTGGAAAAATTTCCAATTACGTAATAATCAACTATCTAGTTCTCAATGGTTTTTAACAAAAATGACTGATTTAGACTTAACAACGAACTTCTTTGATAGCATTACTTTATCAAAAGACCTCATCCATGGGTTAAAAGTCAATCAAGAACAAGCCATTATTATTGCTCAAGGCTTAGGGTTAATTATTGAATAA
- a CDS encoding IS110 family transposase — MKLFVGIDVSSEKLDTCYLTDEMVVLLNHTYGNDTQGAWELKEQILSFHETYSFDQIVIGMESTSMYSYHPAVNFHQDEQLQAIHAITTIENPHRIKQYMKMFDADKTDPIDAFMIADYLRIQRYTNSPIKGEKYMALQRLTRTRYQIVRQLVEVKQHFIENLSYKCNTLKKELREAEGSTTVFSAAIMDLFTQDLSLDDLANLPLKDLAEWLQSKGRGRFKDPEGLAKTIQRAVRSSYRLDQVMSESIDMILGILVREIRSLEKAVKDCDQGIEDLVQTVPEYQCLTSIPGVGPVYAAGLLAEIGQIERFPDQTSLAKYAGLTWPKHQSGRHEAENTPLTKKGNRYFRYYLIEAANSVSRHLPEYQAFYRKKYQETPKHQHKRALVLTARKFVRLVDTLLRNHQLYTPPRSVIEK, encoded by the coding sequence GTGAAATTATTTGTAGGTATAGACGTTAGCTCAGAAAAACTAGATACATGTTATTTAACCGATGAAATGGTGGTGTTGTTAAATCACACCTATGGCAATGATACCCAAGGTGCCTGGGAGCTGAAAGAACAGATTCTCTCCTTTCACGAAACCTATTCGTTTGACCAGATTGTGATTGGTATGGAATCTACTTCCATGTATAGCTATCATCCAGCGGTAAATTTTCACCAAGATGAACAGCTTCAAGCCATTCACGCCATTACCACCATTGAAAATCCGCATCGAATTAAACAATATATGAAAATGTTTGATGCGGATAAAACCGACCCGATCGATGCGTTCATGATCGCCGATTACTTGCGGATTCAACGCTATACGAATTCTCCTATCAAAGGAGAAAAATATATGGCCCTTCAACGATTGACTCGTACACGATATCAAATCGTGCGGCAATTAGTGGAGGTGAAACAACATTTTATCGAAAATCTTTCGTATAAATGCAATACCCTAAAAAAGGAATTACGTGAAGCCGAAGGTTCCACGACCGTTTTCAGTGCCGCCATCATGGATCTTTTCACCCAAGACTTGTCCTTAGACGACTTGGCGAACCTGCCTTTGAAAGACTTGGCCGAATGGCTCCAATCCAAAGGGCGCGGCCGCTTTAAAGACCCCGAAGGGTTAGCGAAAACGATCCAACGAGCCGTCCGTAGTTCCTACCGGCTCGATCAAGTCATGAGCGAATCGATCGATATGATCTTAGGTATCCTTGTGCGTGAAATTCGTTCCTTGGAAAAAGCCGTTAAAGACTGTGACCAAGGGATTGAAGATCTCGTCCAAACGGTGCCCGAATACCAATGTTTAACCAGTATTCCTGGTGTAGGCCCTGTTTACGCCGCTGGCTTGTTAGCTGAAATTGGTCAAATCGAACGTTTTCCTGATCAAACCAGTTTAGCTAAGTATGCCGGGCTCACTTGGCCCAAGCATCAGTCAGGACGTCATGAAGCCGAAAACACCCCCTTAACGAAAAAAGGCAATCGCTATTTCCGTTACTACTTAATTGAAGCTGCCAATTCTGTCAGTCGGCATTTGCCCGAATATCAAGCCTTTTATCGTAAAAAGTATCAAGAAACACCGAAACATCAACACAAAAGAGCCCTCGTTTTAACTGCAAGAAAATTTGTGCGCTTGGTGGATACGCTACTACGGAACCACCAACTCTATACGCCACCTAGGAGCGTGATAGAAAAATAA